One bacterium genomic window, GTGAACCATGAACCGTGAACCGTGAACCGTGTTCTCCTTTGAAATCCGGAATTTGAAACATGAAATTTTCTTTTCAGGAATTGCCGTGACCGACTCTAACGTGAAACAATATTCCCTTGCCGAAGAGATCGCCAGCAGCGTCGCCCACGGGATCGGCGCTGTCCTGGGGCTTGTCGGGCTGGTCGTCCTGGTGAGGCTCGGGGTCCTGAAGGGGAACATCTGGCACGTGGTGAGCGTCTCCGTTTACGGAACGACCCTCTTTCTCCTGTACCTGTTTTCCACCCTGTACCATGCGGTGCAGCGTCCCCATATCAAGCGGATCCTCCGGCACTTCGACCACTCGGCTATCTACCTGCTCATCGCCGGCACCTACACGCCGTTCACCCTGGTCAACATGAGGGGCCCATGGGGGTGGTCCATGTTCGGTATCATCTGGGGCCTTGCCCTGCTGGGGCTGTGCCTCAACTTCACCCTCATGGGGCGGTCCAGGATCCTGGCGGGCCTCGTGTACATCGGGATGGGGTGGCTGGTGGTGGTGGCAGCAAAACCGCTGCTTGCCACCGTGCCGACGGCAGGCATCGCCTGGCTCGTGGCCGGCGGCCTGTTCTACACCCTGGGCGTCACTTTCTACATCTGGAAAAAGCTTCCCTTCAACCA contains:
- a CDS encoding hemolysin III family protein yields the protein MTDSNVKQYSLAEEIASSVAHGIGAVLGLVGLVVLVRLGVLKGNIWHVVSVSVYGTTLFLLYLFSTLYHAVQRPHIKRILRHFDHSAIYLLIAGTYTPFTLVNMRGPWGWSMFGIIWGLALLGLCLNFTLMGRSRILAGLVYIGMGWLVVVAAKPLLATVPTAGIAWLVAGGLFYTLGVTFYIWKKLPFNHAVWHLFVLAGSACHFVAVLFYVLPA